In the Thermoanaerobaculia bacterium genome, one interval contains:
- a CDS encoding type II secretion system protein has product MFDKATARSADDLQSHGNVGSTFPENTHFRPLRRNGFTLVESLAAMAITGFVLLMVVGNAILLKRNQSRILEHQQALLAISTEADMIRAHHRSDLVAGTQIPFFTMADLPASLTYPNGIVRVVEDSQSGCLGVHLRLSWGSQERAREEVFFVLCP; this is encoded by the coding sequence ATGTTCGATAAGGCTACAGCCCGGTCAGCGGATGACCTGCAATCTCACGGCAACGTGGGATCCACATTTCCTGAAAACACACATTTTCGACCCTTGCGAAGAAACGGCTTTACACTGGTGGAATCTCTTGCGGCTATGGCGATCACCGGTTTTGTCCTTCTTATGGTTGTGGGAAATGCCATCCTCCTGAAACGCAACCAGTCCCGTATTCTGGAGCATCAGCAGGCCCTTCTGGCGATCTCGACGGAGGCGGATATGATCCGGGCTCACCATCGGTCCGACCTGGTGGCCGGAACCCAGATCCCCTTTTTCACCATGGCGGATCTACCCGCCAGCCTTACCTATCCAAACGGGATTGTCAGGGTAGTGGAGGACAGCCAATCGGGTTGCCTGGGCGTGCATCTCCGCCTGTCGTGGGGAAGTCAGGAACGGGCCAGGGAGGAGGTTTTCTTTGTCCTCTGCCCCTGA
- a CDS encoding 30S ribosomal protein S1: MCPKDEPEGTTFNEEILEIYQEKLDTPRVGSVVSGKIVQITDTDVLVDVGLKSEGVVPIGELKDDEGNLPYKVGDEVEVFIERANFSTGHAVLSRRRALEMSSILEIEKALEDQETVSIKVLKKIKGGYEVDLRGIRGFLPSSQADVRRRARTNIVGQKVDVKILQFNRRKKSVVVSRRVILEKEMEGQRREILAGIKIGQVLDGKVKNITDYGAFVDIGGIDGLLHVTDISWGRVNHPSDVLKPGDDLKVMVLNIDMDNEKISLGMKQTQEDPWNIVEEKYPLGKKVNGKVVSLVDYGAFIELEPGVEGLLHVSEMSWTKKVHRPENVLSVGDEVEVAITDVNLPERKISLSLRQTEPNPWFDLATKYKVGSKITGKVRNLTDFGAFIEIEEGIDGLVHISDIARNRTLQHPSEVLEKGQEVEAVITNIEPDRQRVSLSIKDAVPDEWDHFVSSHDIADLCEGVVTRITEFGVFVEVAKGVEGLVHITEIKRAPNQRLERMFVAGDTVKVKIIRVEKETRRLGLSMKELEGDEL, translated from the coding sequence ATGTGTCCCAAGGACGAACCCGAAGGAACCACCTTCAATGAAGAGATTCTCGAGATCTACCAGGAGAAATTAGATACTCCGAGAGTCGGGAGTGTGGTTTCTGGCAAAATCGTCCAGATCACCGACACCGACGTTCTCGTAGACGTGGGCCTGAAGAGTGAAGGCGTAGTTCCCATCGGTGAGCTCAAAGACGACGAAGGCAATTTGCCCTACAAGGTCGGTGACGAAGTTGAAGTCTTCATCGAACGTGCAAATTTTTCAACCGGCCACGCCGTACTCTCCCGGCGCCGGGCCCTGGAAATGTCTTCCATCCTTGAAATCGAAAAAGCCCTCGAAGATCAGGAAACTGTTTCCATTAAAGTCCTGAAGAAAATCAAGGGCGGCTACGAAGTCGACCTCCGCGGGATCCGCGGATTCCTTCCTTCCAGCCAGGCGGATGTTCGGCGCAGAGCTCGTACCAACATCGTCGGCCAGAAGGTGGATGTCAAAATTCTTCAGTTCAACCGCCGCAAGAAGAGCGTTGTCGTGTCACGCAGAGTGATTCTGGAAAAAGAAATGGAAGGACAGCGCCGTGAAATCCTGGCCGGCATCAAGATCGGACAGGTCCTGGACGGCAAAGTTAAAAATATCACGGACTACGGTGCGTTTGTGGATATAGGCGGGATCGATGGTCTGCTCCACGTCACCGACATCTCATGGGGACGGGTCAACCATCCCTCCGACGTTCTGAAGCCCGGCGATGACCTGAAGGTCATGGTTCTGAACATCGACATGGACAATGAAAAGATAAGCCTGGGAATGAAGCAGACCCAGGAAGATCCATGGAACATCGTCGAAGAAAAGTATCCTCTGGGAAAGAAGGTCAATGGAAAGGTTGTCTCCCTGGTGGATTACGGTGCCTTTATCGAACTCGAACCGGGTGTCGAAGGCCTCCTTCACGTATCCGAAATGTCCTGGACCAAAAAGGTCCATCGCCCTGAGAATGTTCTCTCTGTAGGAGACGAGGTGGAAGTCGCCATCACGGACGTCAACCTTCCCGAACGGAAAATTTCCTTAAGCCTGCGGCAGACGGAACCCAATCCCTGGTTTGACCTGGCGACAAAATATAAGGTCGGATCCAAGATCACGGGTAAGGTCCGGAACCTCACCGATTTCGGCGCTTTCATTGAAATCGAGGAAGGCATTGACGGACTGGTTCACATCTCAGACATCGCCCGCAACCGCACCCTTCAGCATCCGAGCGAAGTCCTTGAAAAGGGCCAGGAAGTGGAAGCTGTCATCACCAACATCGAACCCGATCGTCAGCGCGTATCCCTGAGCATCAAGGACGCGGTTCCTGACGAGTGGGATCACTTCGTATCCTCCCACGATATCGCCGACCTCTGTGAGGGTGTTGTCACCCGCATCACGGAATTCGGCGTCTTCGTTGAAGTGGCCAAGGGCGTGGAAGGCCTCGTCCACATTACTGAAATTAAACGGGCACCCAATCAGCGATTGGAAAGGATGTTCGTGGCCGGGGATACGGTCAAGGTTAAAATTATCCGAGTCGAGAAGGAAACCCGGAGACTCGGATTGAGCATGAAAGAACTTGAAGGAGATGAGTTATGA
- a CDS encoding HU family DNA-binding protein: MTKAELVEIVAKEAGISKKDAEVIVKSVIDSIVSALNQGEKVEIRGFGSFRIRERRARNARNPRTGKPIKVPSKKVPYFKPGKELRTILNQ; encoded by the coding sequence ATGACCAAAGCTGAGCTTGTCGAGATCGTGGCCAAGGAAGCCGGGATCAGCAAGAAAGATGCAGAGGTCATCGTCAAATCGGTGATCGACTCCATCGTCTCCGCTCTGAATCAGGGTGAAAAGGTGGAGATTCGGGGCTTCGGCTCCTTTCGCATTCGGGAACGCAGAGCTCGTAATGCCCGAAATCCGCGGACAGGCAAACCCATCAAGGTGCCTTCCAAGAAGGTACCCTACTTCAAACCCGGCAAGGAGCTCAGGACCATTCTGAATCAGTGA
- a CDS encoding 2Fe-2S iron-sulfur cluster-binding protein, translated as MAPRVRFRSDKQEGEIPEGSTLLDAALQLGVILSHVCGGIGSCGTCRVRILNGQENLSEKVEEEEARDLAPDVRLACQSHLHGDVEADVVTVQPAAGIISEW; from the coding sequence ATGGCACCCCGGGTACGATTCCGCAGCGATAAACAGGAGGGTGAAATTCCTGAGGGCAGTACCCTTCTCGATGCCGCCCTCCAGCTGGGCGTGATCCTTTCCCATGTTTGCGGAGGGATCGGCTCCTGTGGGACCTGCCGGGTCCGGATTTTAAACGGTCAGGAGAATCTTTCAGAAAAGGTGGAGGAAGAGGAAGCCCGGGACCTCGCACCCGATGTCCGCCTGGCATGTCAGAGCCATCTACACGGTGACGTGGAGGCGGATGTTGTCACAGTCCAGCCCGCGGCGGGAATCATTTCGGAATGGTAA
- a CDS encoding HIT domain-containing protein, producing MPILFTPWRYAYIKQGSTGACIFCHASGHEGDPFDVLRLGCTNYSIIMLNRYPYINGHLMVAPRRHTADLAGLSPEEKSDMMDLVAHCTQVLGEVYGPHGYNVGMNLGRVAGAGIEDHLHMHIVPRWNGDHNFMRVLADTRMIPEDLSVTFANLKDRIAL from the coding sequence ATGCCCATCCTATTCACCCCCTGGCGGTACGCCTACATCAAACAAGGTTCAACGGGGGCATGCATCTTTTGTCATGCATCCGGGCATGAAGGAGATCCCTTTGACGTCCTGCGTCTGGGGTGCACGAACTACTCCATAATCATGTTAAATCGGTATCCCTACATTAATGGCCACCTCATGGTGGCCCCCCGTCGCCATACGGCGGACCTTGCCGGCCTTTCCCCGGAGGAGAAGTCCGACATGATGGACCTTGTCGCTCACTGCACACAGGTGCTGGGAGAAGTCTACGGACCCCACGGGTACAATGTAGGCATGAATCTGGGCCGGGTAGCCGGAGCCGGAATTGAGGACCATCTCCACATGCATATCGTGCCCCGGTGGAACGGGGACCACAATTTCATGCGGGTGCTCGCGGATACACGCATGATCCCGGAAGATCTTTCCGTCACCTTTGCCAACCTGAAAGACAGGATCGCCCTGTGA
- a CDS encoding VanZ family protein, whose translation MADVPSSSEVIPSWRPFLATVYSLAVLGLSLWPSPRLPAGFSHGDLVAHTILYFFLALIWLKVPIHWTIVLPGAITFGLIMELIQLIIPGRTMTVSDLVANGIGAITAAVLLRLWPKSW comes from the coding sequence ATGGCTGATGTACCTTCTTCCTCCGAGGTAATCCCCTCCTGGAGGCCGTTTTTAGCCACGGTCTATTCCCTGGCGGTTCTGGGCCTCTCTCTGTGGCCCTCTCCCCGCCTGCCGGCCGGGTTTTCCCATGGAGATCTCGTTGCCCATACCATTCTTTACTTTTTCCTTGCCCTGATCTGGCTGAAGGTCCCGATCCACTGGACCATCGTCCTCCCCGGAGCGATCACCTTTGGCCTCATCATGGAGCTGATTCAGCTCATAATTCCCGGGCGAACCATGACGGTGAGTGATTTGGTAGCCAACGGGATCGGAGCCATAACAGCGGCGGTTCTTTTACGGTTGTGGCCGAAATCCTGGTAG
- a CDS encoding aminotransferase class IV, whose translation MHLAYINGELGPRDEARVSILDRGFLFGDGVYDMIKVLEGIPLFLKPHLDRLRQSCAKAEIPIPEDLDRAIAAVIGGNTGMTGSLYVQITRGAHVRNHLPPDGLKPTLVVFTQDYAFADEEKVKRGYRAVTVPDLRWKRCDIKTISLMGGILAKLDAHHLGADEVLFLGDDDEIHEGGSTNFFVVAEGKIRTHPLNNRALPGITRQVVLEEVRAAGHVLVEESPRLYNLADWDEAFLTGTLTGVMPLRMVNGKPIGKGSYPVALDLYWRLRRREAEELAHQREARA comes from the coding sequence ATGCATCTTGCGTATATTAACGGTGAACTTGGCCCCCGTGACGAAGCCAGGGTTTCGATTCTCGACCGTGGATTCCTCTTTGGCGACGGAGTCTATGACATGATCAAGGTCCTGGAGGGCATTCCCCTTTTCCTGAAACCACACCTGGATCGGCTCAGACAGTCCTGTGCCAAGGCGGAAATCCCCATTCCGGAAGATCTGGACCGTGCGATCGCCGCAGTGATTGGGGGCAATACCGGAATGACCGGAAGCCTCTACGTTCAGATCACACGGGGAGCCCATGTGCGAAACCACCTTCCCCCCGACGGACTCAAGCCCACCCTGGTTGTCTTTACACAGGATTACGCATTCGCGGACGAGGAAAAGGTGAAGCGGGGTTATCGGGCGGTTACGGTTCCCGATCTTCGATGGAAACGATGCGATATCAAGACGATCAGCCTGATGGGGGGGATCCTAGCCAAGCTCGACGCCCACCATCTTGGAGCCGATGAGGTTCTTTTCCTTGGAGACGATGATGAGATTCACGAGGGGGGGAGCACCAATTTCTTTGTGGTAGCCGAGGGGAAAATACGGACTCACCCCCTTAACAACCGGGCCCTTCCGGGAATCACGCGTCAGGTGGTCCTGGAAGAGGTTCGAGCGGCAGGCCATGTGCTTGTGGAGGAATCCCCACGTCTTTACAACCTGGCCGACTGGGATGAAGCCTTTCTCACAGGAACGCTCACCGGCGTTATGCCCCTTCGCATGGTGAACGGAAAACCGATCGGAAAGGGTTCGTATCCGGTTGCTCTTGATCTCTACTGGCGCCTTCGCCGCAGGGAGGCAGAAGAACTGGCCCACCAGCGCGAAGCGCGGGCCTGA